CAATGTCTCCACCTTCAAGAACTGGAATGATTTCTAAACCAAATTCTTTTGCGAACTCGTAGTCACGTTCGTCATGTGCAGGAACTGCCATGATTGCCCCTGTACCATATGAAGCTAACACATAGTCTGCAATCCAAATCGGAATTTGTTTTCCGTTAATTGGATTCACTGCATATGCACCGGTGAAGACACCCGTTTTTTCTTTCGCTAAATCTGTACGTTCAAGGTCAGATTTCATTTTTACTTTTTCTAAATAAGCTTCTACTGCCGCGCGTTGTTCGGCAGATGTAATTTCATCTACTAATTTATGCTCTGGAGCTAGTACACAGTAAGTTGCACCAAATAATGTATCTGGACGTGTTGTAAATACTTCAAATTCTTTATTAGTTCCACTAACAGAAAATTTTACTTGAGCACCTTCAGAACGACCGATCCAGTTTCTTTGCATATCTTTAATAGATTCTGGCCATTCAACATCCTCTAAATCGTCTAGTAAACGATCTGCGTATTTTGTAATGCGCAATACCCATTGGCGCATTGGACGACGCTCAACCGGGTGACCACCGCGCTCGGATTTACCATCAATTACTTCCTCATTAGCAAGAACCGTTCCTAATGCTGGGCACCAGTTCACAGGAATTTCATCTACATAGGCTAAATCCATTTCCACAAGCTTCGTGAAAATCCATTGAGTCCATTTATAATAGCCTGGATCTGTTGTATTGATTTCACGATCCCAGTCATAAGAAAAGCCAAGCTCTTGGATTTGACGTTTAAATGTTTCGATATTTTTAGCAGTAAATTCTGCTGGGTCATTTCCTGTATCTAATGCATATTGCTCCGCAGGTAGTCCGAAAGCATCCCATCCCATTGGATGTAATACATCGAACCCTTGCATTCGTTTATAGCGTGATAGAATGTCTGTTGCTGTATAGCCTTCTGGGTGACCAACGTGTAACCCTGCACCTGAAGGATATGGGAACATATCTAAAGCATAAAATTTAGGCTTTGATGGGTCATCTAATGTTTTAAATGTTTTTTGTTCTGCCCAAATTGTTTGCCACTTTTTTTCAATTTGTTGATGATTAAAACTCATTAAATTTCCTCCTTAAAATTTACAACAGCTATATTTTGGATGTTACATGTAAGTACTGGAGAATTGCTACTATGTAGTAGATTATCCTATTAACGGATAAATTAACAAAATATTTCAAAAAATAAAAAAACTCGTCACCTTCCTAGACAGAAAGGGACGAGAGATACTTTTACTCCCGCGGTACCACCCAAATTAGTGACGCGCACTCAACTCAATTCCTTAACGCGGTTAACGGTTTTAGCTACGTCCTTCGCTAAAACAGACTCAAAGGCGAGTTCAATTTCTACACTTACTAACTTGCACCACCCGCTAGCTCTCTATAAAGCTTTGAAACCTACTATTCCTTCTCACAGTCGCACATATTATAATGAATTCATTTTAATGTAAATATTCAAAAAGTACAAGTATTAAAAGTTAGATTAGAAAGTACTTGCTCATTTAATTATAGTATACAATTCCGTTATTTTAAAACCAATAGATTTATAAGGTTAATTAGTAATATCTATTTTGGGTAAGCAATTATAATTCACATTAAAAAAATGGATTATATTTTTTTCTTTTCGTGGAAGACCCTGATTCTTTCTACATCAAACTAGGCAAGAAAAGTATTATATCTGGGAAAAATAGGAAAATTAGTAGTATCACAAAATCAGCTATGATAAATGGAATTGAACCTTTTAATATTTCAGAGTATTTACTTCCTTTTACAGCACCTTGTATCATAAAAATACTTAATCCAAAAGGTGGTGTTACAAGTGAAATTTCAGCTAAAAATACAACGATGACACCAAACCAAACCGGATCAAATCCTAAATCGATTACAGCCGGTAAAATAATGGGAATTGTTAGGAACATAGCAGATAACATATCAATAAACATTCCTAGGAAAATATACAAAAGACAAATCCCGAACATAATTATCATTGGTGGTACATCAAGGCCAGTTAAAAATGTAGATACCGCATTTGGTATTTGTGAAATTCCTAAAAAATATCCAAATAAGAATGAAGATACAACAATTAAAAAGACAGTTGCAGTAGTTTTTATTGACTCTAAAACTGACCTTTTAAATCCATCAAAAGTTAGCTTTTTAGAGAATATTGTAATGATTAAAGCTAATAGAGCACCAATTGCTCCTGCTTCAGTTGGTGTAAAATAGCCTAAATACAAACCAACCATTATAGCTCCAATAAGAAGCGCAATACCCCAAATTCCTTTTAAGGAATTTACCTTTTCCTTTAATGTATACCTCTCACTTTTCACAGCCCATCTAGGGTTTCTTTTTAATAGGATGAAAACCGTGACAATATATCCGAACGCTATAATAACTCCAGGAACAATTCCAGCGATTAATAGCTTACCTACAGACTGCTCCGCTAATATGGCATAAATAATCATTAGCATGCTAGGTGGAATCATTTGAGCTAACGGTCCAGCCGAAGCTACGATACCATAGGCTAGCCTTCTATTTACACCTAGCCGTTCCATCTCAGGTATAGTAATTTTAGCCAATGTTGCGGTAGAGGCAGGGCCTGATCCATTCGCCGCCCCAAAAGCAGCCCCACCTATAATCGTTGCGTAACATATACCTCCATGCACTCTGTCAAACCATTTATTTATCGAAGAAAACATGTCTGTTGCCAACTGCCCATAGTATACAAAATAGCCCATCAATATAAATAGCGGAATAACTGTAAAAGTATAGTTTGCAACGGTTGAAAACGGGACCATACCCATTAACTTTAAAGTAGGCTCAATACCACTAATTAACCAGTAACCAATAAATCCCACTGCCCCCATTGCGATTGCAACAGGCACTCGTAACATTAGTAACGCAACGACTATGGCAATTCCAATAAAACCAATTGTTAACGTGCTCAAAAATTTCCCCCCTCGATTTCGAGGAACTTAATTAGAACTCTCTGTTTCTATATTCTTGCTTTTATCGAAAATTAAAGTTATTAGATCTACTAAAAATCTTAAACAAAGTACTGTCATTGCTAGAAATACAATTAAACGACCTGGCCAAAATGGAATAGAAATTAGCCCCATTGCTGTTTCACCTGTTTGAAAGGATTCAATGAATTTCCAAAAGCCTTGATATGCAAAAATAGAAGTTAAACCTATTCCTAATAAGTAAATAATTATGTCAGTTATTTTTATTACTATTTTCGGTAAACGATCATTGAATATATCAACACTAATATGCTCTTTATCTGCTTGCACCAAGGAGATTCCCAATAAAGTAACCCCAACCATTAATTGACCAGCTATTTCAAAAATACCCGGGATACTAAAATTCACAAACTTTCGTAATAACGATTCCATACTAATCACTATCATTAGCGCGATTAATAAAGTGCCACCCAAATACATTAACCAAAGTTCAAGCTGCTTCTGGAATTTGAGAAATGTATTCATTTATTTTTACCTCCTCAACTTTGACCTCCATTAGCTTGGAATTCTTGATCATATTGTTCAATCAGTTCTCTAAATCGATCTAGTATTTCTTGAGCTGGTTTATCAGAACGTTCTTCTACCCATTTTTCCCACACATTTTCTTCTGCAATTCTTTGTAATTCCGCTAAATCTTCATCAGAAACCTCATTAATTTTCACACCAGCATCTAAATATTTTTGTTTCGCTTCTGCTTCCCCTTCCGTCTGATAAATACGATGGAAATCCACTGCATTTTCAATGGCTGCTTCTTTAAACACTTGCTTTAAGTCATCAGGAAGTTGGTTATATTTATCTGTGTTCATTCCAAAAAGACCACCCTGACTTCCAATCGGTAATTCCCAAACACTACCTGCGATTTCATGGATTCCATATGTTGATGAAGAAGTATAACCTAATAATCCTCCATCAACCGCACCACGCTCCATTGCCTCAAAGCTTTCAGGCATTGTGACACCGACTGATACAGCGCCAAATGCTTCTGCTAATAGTGCCTGTGAGCCAGAAGCAATTACTTTTAAATTGTTTAAATCGTCAAAACTACCTACATCTGTTTTTGAAATGATGTGATAAGATGGCAGTGCCCAACCGCCCAGAATGGAAATATTTCTATCTTCAAATTCCGATCGTAATTCTGGGAACTCTTCGTATAAATCCATTAACGCACGTGTTCCAGTCCATTGATCTTTCCATAGGGCAGGTAATGATTCGATTGTACCTAGTGGGTTTGCAGCAGGTGTATAACTAGGAACAACTGCTGCCACATCCGTAATTCCGGCACTAACAGCATCAGCTACATCTGCTGGTTTTACTAACGCATCTCCATAATATCGTTCAAATATAATGCGTCCATTCGACTTTTCCTCTACAGAGTCTAAAAATGCATCAAAGCCTTTTGATAATGAGGCTGTTTTAGGTGATTGAATCGTTGATTTAAGTACAAATGTCTGTTCTGAACCATTTGTACTCGCTTCACTTGTCGTTCCTTCATTCGTTTCAGAAGAATTATTAGTTGATGTTTGACTATTCCCACAAGCAGCCAAAACAATAATAGACAAAGCTGTCAATAAAGCCATAAACCATTTTTTCAAACACCTATCCCCTTTCATTTACACGGATTTGATTTCTTAAAACCCCAAGACCTTCAACCTCTAATTCAATAATGTCTCCATCATTTAAAAACTTCCCTAACTCTAATCCACACCCTCTACCTACTGTTCCTGAGCCTAAAATATCTCCGGGAACTAATGGCTCTGATTGTGAAACATATTCGATAATGTCTTCAAAAGTACGATACATTGTAGATGTACTTCCTTGACTCCAAACTTCTCCATTTACCCGGGCAGTCATTGAAAGATTGTAAACGTTTTCAATTTCATCAACTGTTACTAAGTATGGTCCCATTGCAGTACAGAAATCTTTTCCCTTCGCAGGACCTAAACGACCTTCCATTTCACTTAGCTGAGTATCTCGCGCAGTAAAATCGTTATAAATTAAAAATCCTGCAATATAATTCGATGCCTCACTAGCTGTTACATTTTCAGCTCTTTTTCCAATGACACAAGCAAACTCTAATTCGTAATCCCTAACCTTTGAATATGCTGGCCATACACATTCTTCTTCTGTACCAATTATTGTTGATGCTACCGTTTTATAATAGATTGGTCTTTCATACCAAACCTTCGGAACAGTCCCACCTAATGATACCGTCCCGTTTTTTGAATCATCCACTGAAATCGATGCATTTAATGAATTACGAAAATGTTCTTCAAAGGATAAAAAATCACGTATTGTAGGAGGATTTTTAATTGGGGCATGTATTTTTATTTCGTCTTTACTGTAAATAATCTTTTCATAATCGTTAGTTGGTAAAGCTTCTTTTGAAAACTCAACAGCTTTTTTTGCAGCTTCCATTGAATATGTGCCGCCTTCTAAAAATTTTGTCATGTCACTTGGTAGTAAGATATTAGCGATATCAAACACTCTATTTTGATCTACATCTGTGTATTGTCGTAAATAGCTTCTATAACTTGCTGCTAAGTCTACAATTTGATCATCTACTAATGCCCCTAGTCTTTCAAAAAATGGATAACTATTCTTCACTGAAAACGAACATAATTTCAATACTTTTCCCCCTAATCTTCTATAATCGCTACTGGACGAACCCAACCTGCACTCGCTTTAAAAATAGAAATCGGAATACATACAACTTTAAAACCGAATGGTGGTAACTTATCAAGATTTGCCATTTTTTCAATTTGACAATACTCTTTATACATGCCAACTCGGTGTGCTTCCCAAATGACACTAGGATCTTTCGTTTCTTTAAATTTTTCAGCAATCATTGCAAAGGGAATATCAAATCCCATCGCATCTGTCCCAATAATCTTAATCCCTTTATCGATTAAATAATGGGTTGCTTCTGCACTCATCCCTGGAAATTCTGAATAATATTCAGCAGTTCCTAACTTTTTATCTGCATCAAATCGAAGAAAAACAATATCACCTTCTTTTAACTCATAATTTACTTTCTCTAAATAATTGTCGATATCCTCGATGCTCACCGTTTGACCTGGCTTCATATACGTAAAATCAAATACAAAACCATCACCAAAAAACCACTCTAATGGTAGTTCATCAATTGTACGAGCAGGCTTACCATCAGTTGTTGGGTAATAATGATAAGGTGCATCAAGATGTGTACCTGAATGAGTTGTTAAAGAGACAGATTCCGACGCCCATCCATAACCGTTTGGTAAATCCTTTTCTTCACAGCCTAGAACTTTCGTTATTTGTGGAACGGACTTCAAATGGTCTTGATATTCAATTTCAGCAGTTAACACTTTATTTATCGGATCTTTTAACTCCTCTGGATTTGGATTTTTCAACGTAACGGATAAATCTATAATTCTCATTTTAAATTCCCCCTCTTTTCATATATCTAATAATTTCTTCAAATCTTTTCCATACTTTTTAGTTGTTTCTTCATTTAAGTCATCTATTAGTCTATTTATATAAATGTCGTGTCTTATGTAATTTAATGTAGTATGGACGACAGCTAGATTACTTGTAAACACTGCATAAGTGTTTGTTTGGTCAAATTGGCAATTCCCTACTTTCTCCTCATCAACTACGATATTAAATTCTCTTTTATGTCTTTCCCGCACAATGTCCAGTTCAAAATGAATCGTATTTTTCCACTCAAACAAACTTGATGGCTCATCAAACATTAACGATACGATCTTTACATTTCGTTCATATGCATCTTTTAAGTCTTCGTATAAGATTGAAACAATTTCATTCCAACCACATAAATAAATGGAGGTTTTACTCTTTTGAATAAATTTTTTTATTGTATCGATTGCGATTTCATAATCCGTAATTTGATAAAGTTCCTTCACGACTAAATTATTGATTGGATGATTTTGAACATTTTTTAATTCTGTTTTTAGTAACGTTAAATTCTCTAAAAAGTCCGTAGAATATCTATCAATTATTTTCCGGTAAGGGACAGGTGTGTACATGACTCTTGTATTACTCTTCCCTTCTCCATAAACAATCGATATAAACTCCTTTTCAACCATTTTCTTTAAGCAGCTATAAACCTTCGCACCAGGTACCCCCGATAAATTAGCAATCATATTCCCATTTAATGGACTTTGTTTTAAAAGTGCTAGATAAATTCTAGATTCATATTCAGTAAAATCTAATTTCCTTAAGGCGTTAATAATCGTTTCGTATGTTTCAATTTTTAAATCCCCCCTTTTTAAAGCCAGTGTATGAAAGCACTTTCATTCTTATGTCACTACCCAGGTTGTAAAATGGAAAAATTACCGTTTTAAGTTCTTGATTACATTTGGAAACCTTTTTTCTTATAAAAAAACAAAAGCGTTGCACAAACCGATGTTTGTGCAACGCTTTAAAAATTGTATAAAATTAGCTGAATTATTAAAAATGCTTGGTACTATTTTAAAGGGCGATCGTAAAGTAAACATGGAATAATAGCTAAAATAAAGATTAAACAAAGTACCCATAGTAATATTTCCATATTAAATTGATCGACCATAATCCCCCCAAAAAACGGACCAATCATACGACCAATAGAACCTGCGCTTGTAACAATCCCCTGATACATTCCCTCTAGACCTTTTGGTGACAGTCGACTTGCAATCGCTGGAATCGCTGGCCAAACTAATATTTCACCTAATGTGATAATGACCATAGCTACTGCAAATATCGTGAAACTTTCTGCAAATTGAATGACAACAAATGAAAGCATCATTACAATAACACCAACAACTAATTGCATTTTAATTTTATGTTCATAACGATTTAAGATAGGGCTAACCAATGGTTGAATCGTTATAATTAATAGGCCATTAATCGTCCATAATAAACCATATTCTTGTAAACTAATTCCCAATCCTTGCATATGAGAAGACATTGTTGATGCCCATTGTGAATAGGCAATTGTTGCTAATAAAAAGACAGAGGATACAATGAGCAATGAATATAATGTTGCTTTATCTTTTCTTTTTTCATTTTCATGATCTGTTACTAAATTATCTTTCTCTTCTTTTTTTCTTGATGAAGTATGAACCTCTAAATTTCGATATCCGAAAAATGCAATCATAAAAAAGATGATGTACAATGCTAAATTGGACATAAAGATATAGGTAAAACTAAACTGTGCTATCGGGCCTGCTAATGCCGGACCAATTGCAACACCAACATTTTGAGCAATATACATTGTATTAAAGCCTCTTCTGCCCCCTTCTGGCCAAAGCACCCCAACCATCGCAAACATGGATGGAAAGACAATTCCACTACCAAATCCCATAATCGTTAAAAAGATGACATAATGTGGCCAACCATGCCAGAAAGTTAAACCTGTTAAAGCTAAAGTAGTAATTCCAATCCCTAATATTATGGATTTATAACCACCGATTCGATCAAATAAATATCCCCCTATTAAACTTCCTAATACCCCTGCACCTGAATTAATCAATAAAATAAAACCAGCAATTGTTAAAGACTGCCCTAAATGATCATGCATGTAAATTGTATTAATAGGCCAAATTAGTGAGCTACCAATATTATTTACGAGCATACCAATAACTAAAAGCCAAATACTTTTAGGCATGTTTTTTCCTCCGTTATCACATCTCGTACTCAATAATCATATTACGCCAAAAAATAATAGTATTCTTCTTTATCCAAAAGGACAAGAGAAATTTAAAAAAATATATAAGTTCAATTACTTTTTAGAATAGTTTGTGTGCTAGCCATAACAGGAGCAGTACCTAGCACCAAGGGAGATCACGTGGTAGAATAGAGAGCTAGAGGAGTGAATGAAATGTCAGAACAAAATTTTCCCTTTCCATCTGATGGAAAGCGTTATTATACATGGAATCGATATTTACGAGATACATTTGGACATAAAGTATATAAGGTAGCGCTTGATGCTGGATTTGATTGTCCAAATAGAGATGGTACTGTTGCATTTGGGGGCTGTACTTTCTGTAGTGCTGCAGGTAGTGGAGATTTCGCTGGCGATCGTGTTGATCCAATCCCCGTACAATTCGAAAAGATTAAATCAAAAATGCAAGAAAAGTGGAAAGATGGTAAAACGATGGCCTATTTCCAAGCATATACAAATACCCATGCTCCACTTCCCGTTTTAAAGGAAAAATTCGAGGCAGCGCTAGCTTGTGAAGGTGTAATGGGATTAAGTATTGCGACAAGACCTGATTGTCTACCAGATGATGTGGTGGAATACTTGGCTGAATTGAATGAACGAACTTATTTATGGGTTGAGCTTGGTCTTCAAACGGTTCACGAAAAAACAGCAAATTTAATCAACCGCGCACATGATTATGCAACTTATGTAGAAGGTGTTGAAAAGCTCCGAAAGCACGGTATTCGTGTTTGTACACACATTATAAATGGACTACCATTGGAAGATTACGACATGATGATGGAAACAGCCCGTGAAGTAGCAAAACTTGATGTTCAAGGGATCAAAATTCACTTACTGCATCTATTAAAAGGTACACCACTTGTAAAGCAATATGAAAAAGGTATGCTTGAATTTCTGGAAAAGGATCAGTACATTCAACTTGTTGCAGATCAATTAGAAATCATACCACCTGAAATGATTGTTCACCGTATTACAGGTGACGGTCCGATTGATTTAATGATTGGACCAATGTGGAGCGTGAATAAATGGGAAGTGCTAAATGGAATAGATGCTGAGCTTGAACGACGTGGAAGCTGGCAAGGAAAACATTATCAAGTAGAAGTGAAGAAATAATGAAGCTACAAAGAGTACTACAATACGCACAATTCTTACTTTCTGAAGTTATCGAAGAGGGAGACATTGCAGTTGATGCAACAGCAGGCAATGGGCATGATACATTATTTTTAGCTGAATTAGTTGGAAAAACAGGTCATGTCTACTCCTTTGACATACAACAGGAAGCGATTGAAGCAACGACAGCTCGTTTGAAGGAGCATCGTTTAAGTGACCGCTCAACTGTTATTTTAGATGGACATCAACATGTTGGAAATTACGTAAAAGATAAAATAGCTGGAGCAGTTTTTAACTTAGGATATTTACCTGGAGCGAATCATGACATTATTACAAAGGGTGAAACAACCATCCAAGCGATTGATAGTTTACTATCGTTATTAAAAATAGGTGGCATGATTGTACTTGTTGTTTATCACGGACATGAAGGTGGAAAAGAGGAACGTAATGCAGTGATTGAATATGTAAGTGATTTACCACAAAAACATGTTCATGTCCTTCGATATGAATTCATTAATCAGAAAAACGATCCACCATTTATTATCGCTTTAGAGAAAGTAAAAGAATTTACAAATTGAACTTCAGAGAGTTTCAGGAAGGTACATCTATATCTGTTCGATTCTTAAAGTCGTTCTTCTAAATAAGAAAAAAGCATTGCGATACGATCGCAATGCTTTCTTTTTACTTTTTAGAATTTTCTTCGTTATATGTTTCCCAGAATTCTGCATTCTTTATGCCGAGTTTCTTCGGGTCAAATACAGGGTCTTTTCCTTCTCTTTTTTGTGCTTCGTAATCCTTCAAGGCCATAAGCGCTGGCTTCATTAATATTAATATGGCAATGACATTTACCCAAACCATTAAACCAAGTCCTAAGTCACCAAATTTCCAAGCAAGCTCAGAAGTACGAACTGCACCGAAGAAGGTAGAAACAATAAGTACTACTTGTAAAATACGTGTAATAATTCCTTCCGTTTTACCGGAGAATAAATAGGCGACATTCGTTTCTGCGATATAGTAATAAGCCATAATCGTTGTAAATGCAAAGAAGAATAATGCTATCGCTACAAATCCAGAACCAAAATTATTAAATGCAGGGAAAGCTTCATTTACAGCAAGCTGAGTAAAATCACTAAATGTATGACCTTCTACATTTTGAACTATTGATTCACCATTTTCATTATCAACATTGACGTTATATGTTCCCATAAATAAAATCATTAACGCTGTAGCAGTACAAACAATTAATGTATCAATATAAACTGAAGCAGTTTGTACTAAACCTTGTTTAGCTGGGTGAGATACTTCTGCAGCGGCTGCAGCATGAGGTCCTGTCCCTTGACCAGCTTCATTTGAATAAATCGCACGTTTTACACCCCATGCAATAGCAGCACCAATCATTCCACCAAATGTTGCATCCAGTGTAAATGCACTATTAATGATAAGCGAAAATACTGCAGGTACTTCAGATATATTCATGATGATTACGACGAACGCTAATAATACATATGCAATTGCCATAAATGGAACAATTACTTGAGCAGCATTGGCAATACGCTTAACACCACCGATAATAATAAACCCTAGAATTAGTACAACAAATAGTCCAGTAATCCATGGTTCGATATGAAAGGCATTTTTTATCGCACTAGAGATTGCCTCTGATTGAACTCCGGGCATTAAAACTGCAACAGCTAATATTGCTGATAGTGCAAAAATTACCCCAAACCAACGCTGCCCTGTACCTTTTTCAATATAATACGCCGGTCCGCCTCGATATACTCCATTTTTTTTCACTTTATATATTTGAGCTAAAGTTGACTCTATGTATGCAGTAGAAGCACCGACAAAAGCAGTGACCCACATCCAAAATATAGCTCCAGGTCCACCAAAGGCTATGGCAGATGCAGTACCAACAATATTACCAGTACCAACACGACCAGATAGCGCCATTGTTAATGCCTGGAATGAACTAACACCTGCTTCAGATTTTTCTCCCTTAAACATTAGAGAAAACATATCTTTTATTCTTCTAATTTGAACAAATTTTGTTAGAAAGGTAAATAATAAACCTACCCCTAGTATTCCGTAAATCATTACGGGTCCCCATAATATGCCATTTAGCCAATCAACAATATTCTCAATCATTCGAACACCCCTTATTCTTCTAATTCCGTTGTAATATTCAATATATTATATAAATTTATATTATTCAATATATTTTCTGAATATAGATTGTCAGAATATTCTGTTGCATGAATGAATTGTTTTATAAAAAGATTAACATCGTTACTAACAATCAGTAATATCAATCAATAATATACCCGAGTCCACGTGTTGTATTATTTATAAAATCTCTAGTATACATAAAGACTTGTTCACGTTCTAAATCATGAAATAGATTGTGGTAGCTTAGCGGCCATTCTTTGAATTGAAATTCCGTTGAAGATTGGAGTAACAACCATTTTCTCGCCTGCTCAACATCTGTAATTTTATCCTGCTTTGCGGTCATAAGAAGAATCGGAATCGCTAATTGACTTGTTGAAGGCACAAACAAATTTTTCATTATTAATTGGATTTCCTTGTACCAACTAACGGTCACATTTGTTTTGTAAACTAAATTATCATCCATTTCTTGATATCCCTGAAGACTATTCGTTAATGCTTTTTTATTGATATCCAAAGTTAATTTCATATTAGATGTAAGGGAGCCAAGATTGGCTAATGCACTTTTTATTAAACTTCCATGCTTTTGTAAGGCAAACCAAGGGGAGCTAAGAATCACACCTGCACAAGCAACTTTGTTTTTCTTTAAATAATGAACAGCCAATGTCCCTCCTAATCCATGACCAATAATGTAGACTGGTAATTCATATGACAATGCACTCTCCATTAAATTATGAATATATATACTATATTCATTTACTGTCTCATCATGAATTCTAGAATACTTCCCTTCTTCTCCGTGCCCTGGTAAATCACCCATCACAACATGATATCCTTCTACCCTCAACTTTTCGATTAGCCAAGCGTACCATCGATGATGCTCAAATGCACTATGTATAATAACTACTACAGCCTTTGCATGTTCTTCTGTTTCCCATTTCCACATTTTTATTCCTCCTACCAACATATCTATATGTGATATGGGCATTAATACCATTTATATTTTCATTCCAAATTGTATCTGATACGATGATAATATAATTTTACTTGGAAATGAGGAGATTTTCGATGATTTATCCTTTTAAAGAAAAAAGTCCGAATATACACAATACAGTGTTTATTGCAGATCATGCAGTCGTCACTGGTGATGTAACAATTGGTGAGGGTACAACGGTATGGTTTAATACGGTGATTCGTGG
Above is a genomic segment from Lysinibacillus sp. PLM2 containing:
- the yrbD gene encoding putative sodium/proton-dependent alanine carrier protein YrbD produces the protein MIENIVDWLNGILWGPVMIYGILGVGLLFTFLTKFVQIRRIKDMFSLMFKGEKSEAGVSSFQALTMALSGRVGTGNIVGTASAIAFGGPGAIFWMWVTAFVGASTAYIESTLAQIYKVKKNGVYRGGPAYYIEKGTGQRWFGVIFALSAILAVAVLMPGVQSEAISSAIKNAFHIEPWITGLFVVLILGFIIIGGVKRIANAAQVIVPFMAIAYVLLAFVVIIMNISEVPAVFSLIINSAFTLDATFGGMIGAAIAWGVKRAIYSNEAGQGTGPHAAAAAEVSHPAKQGLVQTASVYIDTLIVCTATALMILFMGTYNVNVDNENGESIVQNVEGHTFSDFTQLAVNEAFPAFNNFGSGFVAIALFFFAFTTIMAYYYIAETNVAYLFSGKTEGIITRILQVVLIVSTFFGAVRTSELAWKFGDLGLGLMVWVNVIAILILMKPALMALKDYEAQKREGKDPVFDPKKLGIKNAEFWETYNEENSKK
- a CDS encoding alpha/beta hydrolase; its protein translation is MWKWETEEHAKAVVVIIHSAFEHHRWYAWLIEKLRVEGYHVVMGDLPGHGEEGKYSRIHDETVNEYSIYIHNLMESALSYELPVYIIGHGLGGTLAVHYLKKNKVACAGVILSSPWFALQKHGSLIKSALANLGSLTSNMKLTLDINKKALTNSLQGYQEMDDNLVYKTNVTVSWYKEIQLIMKNLFVPSTSQLAIPILLMTAKQDKITDVEQARKWLLLQSSTEFQFKEWPLSYHNLFHDLEREQVFMYTRDFINNTTRGLGYIID